The sequence below is a genomic window from Dryobates pubescens isolate bDryPub1 chromosome 17, bDryPub1.pri, whole genome shotgun sequence.
TGAAGGCGGTACCCGATAACCCCTTTTACCAAGGGACTCTAAAGTAATTACACCctaggaaacaaaaaaagggggatAAAAAAGGACACACATTTAGTTCACAAGGAGAGATACAAACAAATCCAGACATTCTATTCctgtaattttatttattcaaaAAGCAGTCATGTATAAAAAGTATAAGTAGAAAGGCAGTGTGCTTAAGATGCAGTTAAAAGTCAGCAGTGTCCCAGCTGTGATACACAGCACTCAAGTGACCCACAGGGCACTGTAACACTGCTGagaccacccttcaggtactgcccAAGAGCACAGGTTTGATTAACCTGCAGTACACAACTCTTGTACCCCACTGAATTGGACTTCACAAAAAGACTCTCAAATGAACAactacagaatcagagaaactAGCTATACAAACAGAAAGAGAGTGTTTCTGACAATAGAAGCACAAATGTTTATTAATCCTGGGAGACTCACAGCCATATGACCATGTCTGGGGCATGTGGGAAACCCTGAAACAATGAAAGCCAGCTAGGAAAATAAGCAATGCTACTTGAACATCAGAATCCCTTCACCTTCTGGAAAATCACATGAAATTACTTAGATAGATGAAAGCAAACCAACACTTCTTTGCAGTGGTCAAAGGAAGACACACACAAGTTTAAACACTATTACCCAAACTTAATTTGCAAAGCCATTTCATTTTTTGAATACTTTTAAAAACAGTAAGTCAGAAATATGGTAAATAAAATGAATTTGAAATGTAAGTATTCAGATGACCAAGTATTCAATGCTTACATTCAATGCTTGTTTATTTACTGTATTTTAGATAGACACAACACCTATGAAAGCCTCTAAGCATTAGATCTGTCACACACATAGCACTGAGGTTCCTTAACAGGCATTTAGAacaactccagccctctgattcaATGCTAGCACACAAGACATCTCTTGCTCTTTATGAGAAAGCACTTTAGACATCCAAAACCTGTGCTGACATTGAAGAAATGTGGAACAGAATTAGCACACAGATACTGAGAACACAAACACCATGTCAGGGTGAACCGTACAGCTGCACATTATGCTAGCTCAAGCAAtatttgctttaaaagaaaGGGCTGAACAACTTTTGAGTAAGGACGTCTTCAGCAACTGTACCCTGCCTGCTCCTAAGCCACTTGCTGGCAGAGCGGttagctgcccagggcagctgcttgtTGGGATAACAAAACAGATCCTGTTAAGTCCAACTATTGCCTCACTGCCTATTTTAAGTTAGGTGGATAAAAAGAGATAGTGCAGGTTGATCATTCCCAGTGTGAAGGGAGACAAATACATTCAGTATCCCAAGATGAGAGCACAGTTGGATGGTGGGCCAGAGCattgagaggaagaaaaacaccatgtagagaaaggaagaaaagcaagacaACTCCATCATAAACAGTTGAAAATAACCCGGGTCCCTGCAAATCCCTACTTCCCTGAACCCTCTACTCACCAAGCTCTTGTTCTTCACCTCCACCTATTAGAATTCATTTTAAATAAATCCAGCTACTCACTTACCATGTAAGGAGAGGGTGCATTATCATCTGAAACGCTGTAGAATGACACTTCAACTGGCAGAGTCATGTGCGTGGGACAAAAGACTCCACTTGCTCCCACTTCTGCTGTGAAACCCTCCACAACGCCAAGTGGGTCTAGGCGAAAATTCAGGACAGACTcctgaacaaacaaaacacacatagCTTTGGATGGGGACACCTCAAACAAAAGACAGTAAAACTAACCAGCAAACAAGGAAATCACTTTATGTAGGAACTTAAGTGacctaccaaaaaaaccccaaataaaaacaaacagacaaaaaacaaccccaaaccaaacaaccaacactGAGGCAAAAATGATGATGAACAGCAGAATATTCAGCAACATGATAATAGTTTTAAGAGAAAGTGCCATCCAATTCTTGCCTTCATCTTACTGATGCAAAAACTCAGAATTTTACCACAGCAGGATCTATGCATTACTTTCCTTGACATATGTtgtctgggggaaaaaatataattaaaaatcTAGAATCTGTAACTTCCCTCAACCTATTCACTTCATCTTTCACAAATACTCATTAATGCATCAGCTATTCATTGTTGGTATCTAGTATGCGACATGAAGTGAAAACCTGGAGGCTACACGTCAAATATGTTTACTGTAGTGATGCAACACAGCTTTTGTGGCATGTTAAGTAGACTTTAAGAGTGAAAATGTAACTCCTTTTTTCTAGGTATGCACATTGCAAACTTGAACAATTGCAGGTTGATAAATCTCATTTCAGCCAGCAGAACACATCCTAACTTGACCATAGTGGAGAATAAAGGTTATAAGCAAATCACTGTATTCAAATCTCTGAGACAGAAGATGTCCAAGGTATGAAATATGGGCCTTTACAAttggaaattaaaacaaattctGTACAGTTACAAACTTCTACATTGTAAATTAAATTATTCACAGTAGTGCACTTTTAAAAGCACTACAGAAGAATACTAAAAATACCACAAGAATCCTAGAGAATATGCAATACCTCAAAGTTTCCCAGAAGGCTAAGACTCGTTACTGGTGGAGCACTAGAACTTAGAAATGGTTTCCCATGGCTTTCTGGGTCACTTTCTCTGTTTATACATTGTTGTGGGCTATTAAAAAAAGACAGAATAAATACAAAGGATAAACACACATGCTTTTGTCTTCTGGGTATGAACAGCTCTAGAAACAATCATTTACTTATTGCAATACAAAATGCGGTCCTAAAGAAGTAATAGTTGAACACTGCCTGTTAATACTTTAGCAAAACATTTTCTAGttaactggaaaaaaacactTTCACAAGTTTTACATTACAAGGggtaaagacaataaaaagttTAAGTTGTTCATTAACTCTGCTAGGAGATATTTTTGCCATATCCTAATGTTTCCAACATCAAACTACCACACTAAAAGCTGTTTATGTTATCTGTATTAATACATCTCTGAACAGGTTTATGCAAAATGTAACCCATTCAACTCTATGAACAAAGCATGACACAAAAATAACACTGATTTGAAGAACCACCAACAATTACTATCTTTTTGGGTTGAAAATTCACGTGTATCTTACAGCATACCTCCTATCACACAAGGGACAGAGTTcgttgccagcagcagctctcatacCATGATTAGGTTCCAGAGCTGTGCTAACTTCAAGACTTCTGGGGCAATTAGGCTGCCAAGCCTTATTCCAAAATAAAGATTCTTTTGAAAGGCACTCATTTTTTGTCTTTGCTACCATGCTCTTTTGTTGTATACATTTTATGTCCCCCAGAAATTCTTCCATGTTTCTGGTAAATCAAGCATACCTTCTTGCAGATAAACATTTTAACTGCAGCAGTGATGAATCCAGATCAAAGCAACCAGATTGTGTTTTTCTCTGAGGAACCTCAAGAGGAAAAGATGACAATTTGAGAATTACCTCTAGTAAAGACAATTTTGCCAAGTAAGCAAAAGTTTGCCAAGAATTTTTTGACATCACAAAAGTGTAAAAACAGAGCAGAACTGACTTAAGTCCTAAACATTCTAAACTTAATGAAGAAAATTCTAAAATTAGTAACAAGACGACTGTGAACTCTGGCTAAAACTAATTACTTAAATAAAAACTCATTCAAAAGGCTGAGGTCTCTTTGGAACAGTTCAGAACATTACTAATAAACAAGCTGTAAGAATTTCCATCCAAGTTCCCTGAAAATATGACCGCCTTTACAAGCACTGAAGAACAAAGCGTATCATGTGCTGGTTACAGAACATCACTGCTTCAGTACTTTTAATTGGGACTGCCTTTTCCTTTAAAACTGCCAACAACCTACCAAGAACTGCAACACTTCCCTAATGTCTTTGTCTTCTCAGAGCAGCTTTGTATCACTTAGTCATTCAGTGACACCTCTGATTACTGAAGAGTGTGCGGTACAGAGCTCTCACAGAAAGAAGAGCGTTGGAATAATAGGCTGTCAGGTATTAATAACTCACACAAGAACTCTTAAATGACAAAATCAGTTAGCTTACACTTAAAACACTAATCTTCAAAACGCTTTCTTTTGTGCTCTAAAATAGCACtgaagcttcttttttttttttttgccatagAACGTTCTAGTATCACCTTTTGTTAATCTTGATAGTATCTCAACAACTACCTCTttagtattttcttttccagaactACTGTTCAACTTCATTTTAGTATTACCTCTCAAATTTCCACTTGAATTTTCACTCTGACACACTGAAAACAAGCACTCACACACTTTACCTAGGTAATACATGGgtattaaaacaacaaaacacttcCTTTCTCATTTAAGGGATAAGTTATCATTTCAACAATAACTTACAGGACTTGAAAGCAGAGgcagtccagttctgggatgaAAGGCCTTAGTGGAAGTTCCATCCAAGGATCGAAAATTATGTTTCCGCCATACATTTGTGTGTTTTAGAGGGGGTGCTTTCTGTCAGCAAAACAAATTGACTCAAGATATCAGTAGGATAAAATGACCCATCATGATTGTGCTTTGCTCCTTGTAATGGAGAAGACTTCTAAACATGGTGGATCTGCATCACACTAGTGTACTATGAAATACTCAGTATAAATTCCACCTGACTCAGTCTACATTCACATAGACTGCTTGTTGAAGATCTCATACTATACTCAGACACtgctgtattttttaaaaagacagaATGCCCAACTGCCCATGGAAACTGTTGTTCATGATGTCATCATCATGAGCAGAACAAGACAACGTTCTTTTCAGTGTTAAACTTGGAATGAAGAAGGTATGGGGGAGGCACTACCAGCCAGAAGTTACTTCAGACCAGTAtgtcaatagaatagaatagaataggttggaagagacctgagatcatgtccaacctatcatccaacactatgtaatcaactaaaccatggcaccaagcaccccatcaagtctcctcctaaataccttcaacaatggtgattccaccacctccccgggcagcccattccaatggcaaatcactctctctatgaagaacttctccctaacatccagcctaaacctcccctggtgcagcttgagactgtgtcctcttgttctggtgctggttgcctgggagaagagaccagcacctacctgtctacaacctcccttcaggtagttgtagaaagcattaaggtctgccctgagcctcctcttctccaggctaagcaaccccagatcctttagccaaacccctcaccagctttgtggccctcctctggacacgttccagcaagtcaacatccttcctaaactgaggggcccagaactggaagcagtactcAATAGCAACATGCTGCTTTCTATGAAGTCAGAGCCAAATACCTCTTCATATTGGTCCTTGGCAGACATAAAGTACAAGCTACCTGACTAAGAAGGTAAGCTAAGAAGGTAAGCTGACTAAGCTACAGGAATTGGTCTTTTCCTCTATATATTTACCTGTATATCTGGGTTCTTCAGCCGCTCACATTTAACTACGCCATCTTCTGGAAGTTTCTTCTGAGAAGTGCTTTGGAATTCAAGGCCTATTGGGTCTTCGTTCTCATCATGTGCAGTTTTCATTTTATCTTGTTTGGTCTTGTTTTTGAAACTGTCATGGTCTTTATTTAAATAATTTTCAATACTAATAAGCTGAGTATTTTGCTCATAAATATTTAGGGGTTTTGAGTCTTTATCCAAACACTTGAGCTCATTTTTGTGCAAAGAGTCAGATATCTGCATCACAGTTGCTTTTTTTGTACCTTCAAGTATTCTGCATTTATCTGTCTGTATCTTGTTAAAACTGTCCATACTGTTGTTCTCACTAACCATTGTTCTTTCTTTAAGTTTATTTGTGCAAATCTGTTCATCAATGCTGCTGAAATTTGAATACTGTTTAACTCTATTAATTATCTGGTCTTTTTGTGCATAACCAGAATGCATTTTTTCCAATTTATCTGGCAGttcagatttgttttctttaatacatgatgatgatgatgatgatttgtGAATGTTAGCAAATACATGGGAAGTTTTATTTGAAGTCTGATGAAATGTATTTTGGACAGCCTCGCTGGGTTTTGCTAAAACCAATTTCCTTCTCGCTTGGAGTTTCAGAGAAGCCTTCAGTTCTCCATCAAACCTAGAAGGACTGATAGGAGTATCAGGTGTCCTTGTCCTTAATTTACTGCTGTCTTCTAACTGAGAAAAATCAGATTTagcaaaagaaacagaagacgGTTCCTTGCCTTTCTTCAGCAAATTTTCATCTTCATATGTACTTTGGAAAATTTTTGAAGTAACTGGATTAGTCTCATGCACTTTGAATGGATGCCCAGCAACATGAGAAGTAGCTGGGTCACAATGAATCAAGTGCTGGGCAATCCTTGCTATTACCTCCTGCCgctcctggagcagagaatCGATCAGGGGATTACTCTCTCCTGCTGACGGACGGCTACAGTGGTTCACTGGAACCCGAGCGTTGAGCACTGTGATCTCTGGTCTTGCTCGAGTCTTGCCTTCACAACCATCTTCTTGTATTGCATTGTCTAAACTGGCAGTAGAAACAGGTGAGGCTTCCTTGGCTTTCCTTGGCAAGTTTTCATCTTCGTAAGTACTTCGAAAAGCTTTTGGTGTAGCTGAgctgttttcctgtgtgttgTATGGACGTCCAGCAACAACTGGTGAAGTAGCTGGATCACAGTGTATCAAGTGCTGAGCAATCCTTGCAATGACTTCTTGTCGCTCTTTAAGTAAAGAGCCTATCAAAGGATTGGTTTCTGCTATGGGCTGATGAGAGCAATGACTATTTGAAACACGGGAATCAACTAGAGAAAAGGATTTAAAAGTTCTGACAGGTGTTTCATGAGATTGTGCCATCTTGTCTGCTGTAGCATTATAGCACTGAACTTTAGACTGAGATGCCCCAAAGTCAGATCCAAGTCTGGCAGATGGATAAAGTTTTAAATTTCTGAGAGATGTAGTAAATTCAGATGTCTTTTTTCCATTAAGTATGCCTTCAGGTGTCATTGTCCATGTCTGTTTCCCACAGAAGCGCTGTGGACTGGAGgtcctgcattgctgtgccacACTGGAATCGCTGTGCTGATGTAACTTACGCTCTTGCATTCGCTTTTCGTAGTAGCTAAGGTTGGTGTGAATACTACAGGTCAAAACTGGGTAGTTCGATTGTCGGGGCAAGGACTGGACACTAACTCTCAAGGCCACATTGTGAGAAACATTAGGAACAGGAAAGACATGCTCAGTTGGTGTCTGGGAGAATGTCCATTGCAAGTCCACATCCGCAGCGCTCACCCTGAAACAATACAGAAGGGCATTTAGAGACATTTGAGGGGTCTTTAATTATCTAGTTCCTAACTCAAATGTCTATGAAAAAGCACTAGAGACACCAGCAACTGCTCTACTTTGCAAAATGTATGAACCTTAGACAACCATCCAAGTACTGGGCCAACAACCTGGTACCTTCTGaaagcacacaggaaaacagGAAGGAAGAACGGTTTCAAGAAAAGTTGCAACAACCTTCGAAGAGCAAACAAATTTGGTTCCATCCCAGACATACCTGTACAGAATGTTTCGGGGAACAGCACCATGTGAAACACTCAGCCACGCACTTAGCTGAGAGAAGAAGACGAAGGAGCGAACAGCCAGTAACAAGGTCTTTTCTTCAATGAATCGGTCTCCACTCCTACAGGGCATTAAGAGAAACACAGGAATGTTGGTAAGAATATAACACTATCATAACTAGGACATTTGCATTCTGAAAGTAAAACAcggctgcatcaagaaaagcaaTGAAACTCCTTAAAGATTTGGGATTAGAATCTGATTTGGTTTTACCCACatcattttttaaatttaacaTAATAATGTATAAACGTGGCAGTTTTCAGGAAGGAGCATTTCAGACTCTGCAGTGCACTGCAGAAAGCACAAGTACAGAAAGACTAAGATTAAAAGATTCTTAGGTGTCACTAGTAAATGGTTTTCTTAGATCggccctcatagcaaagaaccAGTTCCAAACCACTAACCAATTACTTTAAGGACTTCAATGTGGCAAGATAGTAGAATTAGCTGGTAATTTCAAGTATCAGACTTACTGTCGAGGAACTGGCTCCAAAATCCACCTTTCTAATAGCAACGCATCTTGTTTGATTGCAGGATCATTTAAATCATTCCCCTCAGTGGTGGGCCCTTCATCGCTATAGCAACAGTCTGGAAGTAGCATAACTTCTACCATGATTGGAATATTGTTCTTCCACAGTAGCATAACCTCAGATCTGGTTCGCCTGGCTTGACGACactgagggaaagaaaacatgtCAACACACACAAGCCAGATTTAAATCTGCTTTAAAAACATGTTCCAAAGTACTGGAAAAGGGTCAAATTCCATCTACTAGATTTCACCAAATCAGAGATAAGATTCTAGAGctattaaatgaaaaataattaacaaaTCCTTTACAGCTGCTGTCTGAGCAACTTCTGTAGACAATTAAAAGAGCTCATAAAAATACATATCCCCAATCCTTGTATTTCTCTCTCCACAAGTCATCCACTTGGATAGACACACTCAAGCAGTATCTTTATAAATTCTGTGTCTTGGAGTGGGTTAATTTCTGTATGAATAACAACTTAAATTCACACAATACTTAGGAACTTTAACTTGAGAGATGCTCAAACCTTACTCCCAAGTAGACTAGCTAGTTATGATGTGCTCATGGTTTTTGGGTCATGAACTTTTCAAGAATACCTGGAAAAAGCAAGAATTTAGGCAAGTCAACCTGCAttttctcagggaaaaaaaaaacaccaaaacacccccaaaccaaccaaaaaaaacccaacatgacaaaaaccaaccccaaacccggAGCAGGAATGCTAAGTATAGTGCTCTCTATTTGCATAATAAAGACTCAAATAGGTACTGCATTCAGGTAGTTCTACAGAATTTCATGTTCAGGGATGAAAGGCTTAATGATCTCTCATTTTAAGGACAGATCTATTATTAGTATGATACTGAATTACACACCCAAGACTGACAGAAAGCAATTGTTTTTCATGCTTAACTGTGAATCTGCCAAGGGGTTCTCAGCTGACTTTAATGATGGTAGCAAGGATGCAAGCCACAACACTTAAATTAAATGAGTACTATCATACCTGAGCCAGTTTGTCACTGCATTCATGCTTAGTTGTTGGTGGCTGACTTGATTGTGCTGGTGGGCAATGAAAGCCCTCCGTTCTTCCCTTGATTGAATACTCAGGTGTTCGACCTTCAGTAATCAACAAGGCCAAGGAGACAAGGAACTCCTCAGCTTCATACTCAAAGTATTCATCCAAAGCATCTGTCAtttcaaaaagaagaaaaaaattaatacatCTGCTGTGCAACAAGCTGCCTAACCCAGCCAGTTCTTTTCAATTACACTTAAAACGAGCGACACACTCTGTGtacacattctgtgattagatTGCTTGCACTTCCCACAAGGCCCAAGTTACTGTACCACTACAAAACAACTGTCTCCATCTCATAATGTTGTCACTACAAGCAGACAAAATTAGGAATACCCTGAAGAAAACTTCACACAGCAACTGGTCAATGCCCCAGATTTCAACAGTACTGAGAAACAACTATGTTGTGAGCCACAGCTGGATCGGAGCTTCTTTAGAAGAAGAGTGTGCTGAGCTCTTGTGAGACTATGACTTGGCATCATTAGTTTgacatgacagaaaaaaaaagtcaaaacacATCATAAAATAGCTCTAAAATTGATTAAGAAAAAAACTAGAAGTATTTACTGTAGGACACAATGTTCTTCAAGATTTTTATTGCAAGTCCTTCCTGCTGAGAACAAGGCTTACTTGAAAGGTCCATATTTAGTTACCATTAACACATAGGGAAGGTTCTCAAGGAACATACAGAGTGTTCATTGTTTTCTACCACGGTCAGTGTAAACTTGTACAGAGAATTAAAACTCAACAAGTCTCCacagatgaagcagcagctggcattgCTCTTTATAAATCACGCTGGTACATTCAGTTCCTGATGAGGTAGGATGCACCAGTCCCCTGATTTTCTGGCATTTTGTAGAGCACCAAGCTCATCCTCCTCCCTCATCACGAGGATGTCATACAGCATTCAAATAGAATCAAGTACAAGCAGATCATGTCACTCCCCTCTCTGCTTAGAAACAGTTTCAAAACCATTCAGTTACTGAAGAGGTTACAGAAAAATCTCTTTTCCAAGAAAGCTAAAGTACGTCCACTTCAAAGTCTATTCCAAGAGCAGCAAAGAACAACAGGTGGATGCAAGGCTGCCAGAATTTCTTTACCTTTATTTTTATGCTTTAAAGGAACAAAAGCCCATGACACCTTGACAATTCTAGCTTAAATGCTCTGTCATCCATAAAAATGAAAACTGCCACAGGGAGAGAGTTAGTTGCTATTCATGTTTTGATTACCATGCATAAAATACCCCTccacttggaaaaaaataactcAGAAGTAATTTTTGTCTTCATTTCCTAATAGCAGAGCATTTGGCAAACATAGCAAGACAGACTTGAGAGGTCCATACAAGAAAGGATGCATGAAATAAAAGCTCTAATTAAATGTGCAATTACATGCATATGCAAATTACAGTTGTAAAGTGTGTAAAAAGTAGCTTTTGCATGTACATATTTGCCTAGCCCAGGCTTGTActccatgcagcccagcacctacAGCCGACCTTGAGGAACTTACACAAAGTAAATAAGAAAAATGAGCCCATTGCCAGGGAAGCCAGGTTACTGCACAGAAGCTCGCAGCCCTCATCTTTACTGACTAGTTTTGCCCTGCTTTTTAAAGGAATGCAGTTACACAGCTGCTTTGGGTGGCAAGGACAAGATATAAGCAGAACCCCCTCCCCATTGTGCACCCACACATTGCCAGTGGCATGGCACTCCTGACCCGCACCGTGCATGCCATGTCTGCCTACACACATCCATGAAAAGATGTCAGATACTGTACTGCCACAACCAGCATAATCCAGTGTTTCCATCCTCTGGGATGGCAACAGGGAAGGGGCTCTTCCAAAACAGGCATCCATGTGAGACCTGGAGAGCACCCTGACCACAAAGGAACTGCCAGCCCTAGAAGAACAGAGCACTGCCAGGACTATGCATCTATTGCCCTTaggcagaagaaaaccaaaggaTGAATTACCTTGGAGGACCCCATATGACACGTGAAGGATATATTAAATCATCTGGCACGAGTTAAAATGGTCATTCATCTGACAGATGGCAGAAAATGACTAATAAAGAGTACATGGAAGATTAAAGGAGTGGTAAATAACAGAGAGGACAAGACACTTAAGCAGTGATGAGTCACCTACAAAATAAGGCACTctgcaatttatttatttttttcaactgaacaaaaaaaccccaacacacctCACAAACTTCTCTACAAAGTTCATGTGCCACATTGACTTATTTTACCTTCAGTAGATTTCTATATAATCTAGCAAATAAGTGTtttcataaaggaaaaaaacctctaaaCATTGAGAAGCCTGGTAATTGTTCCTATACAACAGGCACAGATGATGCAAGTTGATGTAATTGAGGACAAGAGTGGAAAGACATTTATAGAAACAGCAAACTCAGTGTTAGGTTAAAAAAAGTCTCACTGTGCATGTGTTGTAACTGTCTGCTTTTGTGTATGAATCAGCTCTGTTTAAGGCATCGTATATTGTGCATAGAATAACCTCAACACAATCTGACCATACAAATACAATTGTTACTATTCTGCTTTATTTCTAGCAATGGAACATGCAAGTGTATAGTATAAAGTATGCATTCCAGCAGAACTTGGGTTTTCGTCTCCCTCAAAATTGCAAAAAACGCAATTAGTTGACACAAGTACATAGGAAATAAAGTAACAAGGCACTACAATCCTGAAATCAGTACATTGAAACTGAAGTTGATTGACCAGGCTGCCCCAAGAGATAGCACCTGATGTCAGACTACTCTAGGATAGAAATAGAGGAAAATATAAACTGAAGCCACAATACATAAACCAAAAAATAGAATATTTGAGAACTGAAACTTGAATGCATACCATTTTGTCTTCTGCATATACCAACTTTCTGCATCATTTGGCCAAACAGCAAAGCCCACTTAACCAGAGAGGTCAAAATAAGTCTTCAGGTCCTTGTCCTTCCCCATGAACTACACATATGCACAATCACTGAAGCACTGGAATAAAGAGTAACTCTGAACCACCCTAAAAAGTTAAATT
It includes:
- the ATOSA gene encoding atos homolog protein A isoform X2, whose translation is MKPERDALDEYFEYEAEEFLVSLALLITEGRTPEYSIKGRTEGFHCPPAQSSQPPTTKHECSDKLAQCRQARRTRSEVMLLWKNNIPIMVEVMLLPDCCYSDEGPTTEGNDLNDPAIKQDALLLERWILEPVPRQSGDRFIEEKTLLLAVRSFVFFSQLSAWLSVSHGAVPRNILYRVSAADVDLQWTFSQTPTEHVFPVPNVSHNVALRVSVQSLPRQSNYPVLTCSIHTNLSYYEKRMQERKLHQHSDSSVAQQCRTSSPQRFCGKQTWTMTPEGILNGKKTSEFTTSLRNLKLYPSARLGSDFGASQSKVQCYNATADKMAQSHETPVRTFKSFSLVDSRVSNSHCSHQPIAETNPLIGSLLKERQEVIARIAQHLIHCDPATSPVVAGRPYNTQENSSATPKAFRSTYEDENLPRKAKEASPVSTASLDNAIQEDGCEGKTRARPEITVLNARVPVNHCSRPSAGESNPLIDSLLQERQEVIARIAQHLIHCDPATSHVAGHPFKVHETNPVTSKIFQSTYEDENLLKKGKEPSSVSFAKSDFSQLEDSSKLRTRTPDTPISPSRFDGELKASLKLQARRKLVLAKPSEAVQNTFHQTSNKTSHVFANIHKSSSSSSCIKENKSELPDKLEKMHSGYAQKDQIINRVKQYSNFSSIDEQICTNKLKERTMVSENNSMDSFNKIQTDKCRILEGTKKATVMQISDSLHKNELKCLDKDSKPLNIYEQNTQLISIENYLNKDHDSFKNKTKQDKMKTAHDENEDPIGLEFQSTSQKKLPEDGVVKCERLKNPDIQKAPPLKHTNVWRKHNFRSLDGTSTKAFHPRTGLPLLSSPVPQRKTQSGCFDLDSSLLQLKCLSARSPQQCINRESDPESHGKPFLSSSAPPVTSLSLLGNFEESVLNFRLDPLGVVEGFTAEVGASGVFCPTHMTLPVEVSFYSVSDDNAPSPYMGVITLESLGKRGYRVPPSGTIQVTLFNPNKTVVKMFVVIYDLREMPANHQTFLRQRTFSVPVRREIKRTVNKENSHQTEERLLRYLIHLRFQSSKSGKIYLHRDVRLLFSRKSMEVDSGAAYELKSYTESPTNPQFSPRC
- the ATOSA gene encoding atos homolog protein A isoform X3; protein product: MLLWKNNIPIMVEVMLLPDCCYSDEGPTTEGNDLNDPAIKQDALLLERWILEPVPRQSGDRFIEEKTLLLAVRSFVFFSQLSAWLSVSHGAVPRNILYRVSAADVDLQWTFSQTPTEHVFPVPNVSHNVALRVSVQSLPRQSNYPVLTCSIHTNLSYYEKRMQERKLHQHSDSSVAQQCRTSSPQRFCGKQTWTMTPEGILNGKKTSEFTTSLRNLKLYPSARLGSDFGASQSKVQCYNATADKMAQSHETPVRTFKSFSLVDSRVSNSHCSHQPIAETNPLIGSLLKERQEVIARIAQHLIHCDPATSPVVAGRPYNTQENSSATPKAFRSTYEDENLPRKAKEASPVSTASLDNAIQEDGCEGKTRARPEITVLNARVPVNHCSRPSAGESNPLIDSLLQERQEVIARIAQHLIHCDPATSHVAGHPFKVHETNPVTSKIFQSTYEDENLLKKGKEPSSVSFAKSDFSQLEDSSKLRTRTPDTPISPSRFDGELKASLKLQARRKLVLAKPSEAVQNTFHQTSNKTSHVFANIHKSSSSSSCIKENKSELPDKLEKMHSGYAQKDQIINRVKQYSNFSSIDEQICTNKLKERTMVSENNSMDSFNKIQTDKCRILEGTKKATVMQISDSLHKNELKCLDKDSKPLNIYEQNTQLISIENYLNKDHDSFKNKTKQDKMKTAHDENEDPIGLEFQSTSQKKLPEDGVVKCERLKNPDIQKAPPLKHTNVWRKHNFRSLDGTSTKAFHPRTGLPLLSSPVPQRKTQSGCFDLDSSLLQLKCLSARSPQQCINRESDPESHGKPFLSSSAPPVTSLSLLGNFEESVLNFRLDPLGVVEGFTAEVGASGVFCPTHMTLPVEVSFYSVSDDNAPSPYMGVITLESLGKRGYRVPPSGTIQVTLFNPNKTVVKMFVVIYDLREMPANHQTFLRQRTFSVPVRREIKRTVNKENSHQTEERLLRYLIHLRFQSSKSGKIYLHRDVRLLFSRKSMEVDSGAAYELKSYTESPTNPQFSPRC
- the ATOSA gene encoding atos homolog protein A isoform X1, which gives rise to MLDAVSDYGGSDCEASLDALDEYFEYEAEEFLVSLALLITEGRTPEYSIKGRTEGFHCPPAQSSQPPTTKHECSDKLAQCRQARRTRSEVMLLWKNNIPIMVEVMLLPDCCYSDEGPTTEGNDLNDPAIKQDALLLERWILEPVPRQSGDRFIEEKTLLLAVRSFVFFSQLSAWLSVSHGAVPRNILYRVSAADVDLQWTFSQTPTEHVFPVPNVSHNVALRVSVQSLPRQSNYPVLTCSIHTNLSYYEKRMQERKLHQHSDSSVAQQCRTSSPQRFCGKQTWTMTPEGILNGKKTSEFTTSLRNLKLYPSARLGSDFGASQSKVQCYNATADKMAQSHETPVRTFKSFSLVDSRVSNSHCSHQPIAETNPLIGSLLKERQEVIARIAQHLIHCDPATSPVVAGRPYNTQENSSATPKAFRSTYEDENLPRKAKEASPVSTASLDNAIQEDGCEGKTRARPEITVLNARVPVNHCSRPSAGESNPLIDSLLQERQEVIARIAQHLIHCDPATSHVAGHPFKVHETNPVTSKIFQSTYEDENLLKKGKEPSSVSFAKSDFSQLEDSSKLRTRTPDTPISPSRFDGELKASLKLQARRKLVLAKPSEAVQNTFHQTSNKTSHVFANIHKSSSSSSCIKENKSELPDKLEKMHSGYAQKDQIINRVKQYSNFSSIDEQICTNKLKERTMVSENNSMDSFNKIQTDKCRILEGTKKATVMQISDSLHKNELKCLDKDSKPLNIYEQNTQLISIENYLNKDHDSFKNKTKQDKMKTAHDENEDPIGLEFQSTSQKKLPEDGVVKCERLKNPDIQKAPPLKHTNVWRKHNFRSLDGTSTKAFHPRTGLPLLSSPVPQRKTQSGCFDLDSSLLQLKCLSARSPQQCINRESDPESHGKPFLSSSAPPVTSLSLLGNFEESVLNFRLDPLGVVEGFTAEVGASGVFCPTHMTLPVEVSFYSVSDDNAPSPYMGVITLESLGKRGYRVPPSGTIQVTLFNPNKTVVKMFVVIYDLREMPANHQTFLRQRTFSVPVRREIKRTVNKENSHQTEERLLRYLIHLRFQSSKSGKIYLHRDVRLLFSRKSMEVDSGAAYELKSYTESPTNPQFSPRC